In a single window of the Candidatus Kaiserbacteria bacterium genome:
- a CDS encoding iron-sulfur cluster assembly scaffold protein — protein MNTPSNIPDVTACDKGTSWLYNDVVKDHFLNPRNLLIDDMTYESDGIGIVGSPACGDMMVVWIKVDAETKRITECVWRTFGCASAIASTSMMSVMATENGGMTLKEGKHLTPEAILERLGGLPDRKYHCSVLGHQALHEAILDYESSLNTD, from the coding sequence ATGAATACCCCATCAAACATCCCCGATGTCACCGCATGCGACAAGGGCACCTCGTGGCTCTATAACGATGTGGTAAAAGATCACTTTCTTAATCCTCGTAATCTACTCATCGACGATATGACGTATGAGAGTGATGGCATTGGTATTGTTGGAAGTCCTGCCTGTGGTGACATGATGGTGGTCTGGATAAAGGTAGACGCTGAAACAAAGCGTATAACTGAATGTGTCTGGCGCACCTTTGGATGTGCGTCCGCTATTGCCTCCACATCGATGATGTCGGTCATGGCAACGGAGAATGGTGGTATGACACTCAAGGAAGGAAAGCATCTCACTCCCGAAGCAATACTCGAGCGATTGGGCGGACTTCCCGACCGAAAGTATCATTGCTCGGTACTCGGCCATCAAGCACTCCACGAAGCGATTCTTGATTATGAGTCATCACTCAATACAGATTGA